In Pirellulales bacterium, one DNA window encodes the following:
- a CDS encoding DUF3592 domain-containing protein: MARSFRMFGKKRGHRRTGSKTLRNAGEILFFALLFVLGTAFLVLLLARKVIPEWRANHEFLETTATVLDKRIEHRHDPDGNLLFVPQAKIHDEQSPDDIWTYDISASSYSRDADAEALLDRFEVGQTYPCWYDPLNPEVAVLVRGYSLWFWMLLLAPVGFMLIGGGRLAYTLWHWGKSPEHQAARGQLGRIDLFEELGAREKDFPTIPHDADLTNSPGTHFQFRLPSSRSQGWRLLGAAAACLIWNGLVAVFVVLAVRKHVQGEFDWRLDLLVLPFLLVGGFLIYYFVREILIATGVGPTIMEISDHPLVPGQAYQVYVSQQGHLSMKSLEVLLRCEEQATFRQGTDTRTDRREVFSQRLFRTGDFQILPGEHFETRCELRVPEGAMHSFEADHNQVQWRLAVRGEAEGWPPFERSYPVVVYPPPRTNGNVAAEPVDHVRNEVGV, translated from the coding sequence GTGGCTCGATCGTTCCGGATGTTCGGTAAAAAGCGCGGCCATCGTCGCACCGGGTCAAAAACCCTGCGGAATGCCGGCGAGATTTTGTTCTTCGCGCTGTTGTTTGTGTTGGGAACGGCCTTTTTGGTGTTGCTGTTGGCGCGGAAGGTGATTCCGGAATGGCGCGCCAATCACGAATTTCTGGAAACCACGGCCACGGTCCTCGACAAGCGGATTGAGCATCGGCACGATCCCGACGGAAATCTTTTGTTTGTCCCGCAGGCAAAGATTCATGATGAGCAGTCGCCGGACGACATCTGGACCTACGACATTTCGGCCAGCTCTTATAGCCGCGACGCCGATGCGGAAGCGCTGTTAGATCGATTCGAGGTGGGACAAACGTATCCCTGTTGGTACGATCCGTTGAACCCAGAGGTGGCGGTGTTGGTGCGTGGCTACAGTTTGTGGTTTTGGATGTTGCTCTTGGCGCCGGTGGGCTTCATGCTGATTGGGGGCGGGCGGTTGGCGTATACGCTGTGGCACTGGGGGAAATCGCCGGAGCATCAGGCGGCGCGCGGGCAACTGGGGCGGATCGACTTATTCGAAGAACTAGGCGCGCGGGAAAAAGATTTTCCCACCATTCCGCACGATGCGGATTTAACGAACAGCCCCGGCACGCATTTTCAATTTCGCTTGCCCAGCAGCAGATCGCAAGGGTGGCGATTGCTGGGGGCCGCCGCGGCTTGCCTGATTTGGAACGGTTTGGTGGCGGTATTTGTCGTATTGGCGGTGCGGAAGCATGTGCAAGGAGAGTTCGATTGGCGGCTCGATTTGCTGGTACTGCCGTTTTTATTGGTGGGTGGCTTTTTGATCTATTACTTTGTCCGCGAAATTTTAATTGCCACCGGCGTGGGCCCCACGATTATGGAGATTTCCGATCATCCGCTGGTGCCGGGCCAAGCGTACCAGGTGTATGTCTCGCAGCAGGGGCATTTGTCGATGAAATCGCTGGAGGTGCTGCTGCGGTGCGAAGAACAAGCCACGTTTCGGCAAGGGACCGATACGCGGACCGATCGGCGGGAAGTCTTCAGCCAGCGGCTGTTTCGAACCGGAGACTTTCAAATTTTGCCGGGCGAACACTTCGAAACCCGTTGTGAATTGCGAGTGCCGGAGGGAGCCATGCATTCGTTTGAGGCTGACCATAATCAGGTGCAATGGCGGTTAGCGGTGCGGGGCGAAGCCGAGGGCTGGCCGCCGTTCGAACGAAGTTATCCGGTTGTGGTTTATCCGCCGCCGCGGACCAACGGCAATGTTGCGGCAGAGCCTGTGGATCACGTGCGGAACGAAGTCGGCGTGTAA
- a CDS encoding DNA-directed RNA polymerase subunit alpha C-terminal domain-containing protein, which translates to MSRTRIPLNTISNPQDDLAERLEMSTAEIGLSVRTTNCLEERGIFTVDDLLHCTREDLLSISNFGEKTLEEVYKALESIGFYRRSRYPEASVA; encoded by the coding sequence ATGAGTCGGACTCGCATTCCGCTGAACACGATCAGCAATCCTCAAGACGATTTGGCCGAACGGTTGGAGATGAGCACCGCGGAAATCGGCCTGTCGGTGAGGACCACCAATTGCCTGGAGGAGCGGGGCATCTTTACGGTGGACGACTTGCTGCATTGCACCCGGGAAGATTTGCTGAGCATTTCGAACTTCGGCGAAAAGACGCTGGAAGAAGTCTACAAAGCGCTGGAAAGCATCGGTTTTTATCGGCGCAGTCGATACCCGGAAGCCAGTGTGGCGTAG
- a CDS encoding UvrD-helicase domain-containing protein produces MNTEQLTPVQLAAVRHVDGPLLILAGPGSGKTRVVTHRIAHLLELGIPARNILALTFTNKAADEMKRRVALLAPLAAVWMSTFHRFCARLLREYAPHIGLPENYTIYDTSDSAQALRQTLETLDLDLTHTTPERVQSAISWAKNNLITPEQYEPRKGSPVGAIVARVYPEYQKRLLESGAVDFDDLLLHTAVLLRENPEIRRRLDERYRYILVDEYQDTNLAQYTIVRAMSVDYPNLAVTGDPDQSIYGWRGANLSNILDFEHDYPNVKIVRLEQNYRSTKRILRVADRLISFNKRRKLKTLFTDNAEGRAVQLIFHPTQKDEAEQIASVIEGDVRAGRRRPRHFAIFYRTNALSRALEFALREYGIPYQMINGLEFYQRKEIKDVLAYLHLLNNPRDSVAFTRIINTPPRGIGRGTIAKLQEYAAARGLTLLSAAREAGLIEGLTKRAAVAVAKFVALFDHLAISASGAPVEEIIGRVLADSGYHDFLKESEDDDDEERLANIEELLTAAREFDETHPDPGALEAFLEQAALVNDTDAWEVDDDRVTLMTVHAAKGLEFPVVFIIALEEGIFPHERSRNEEDQLEEERRLLFVGLTRAREELHLSRACYRHYRGQFRPTVPSAFLMELPQEELDFQQPKAAPLGDGGLADAGLSELHGEHMHPDDAIDFDPHDLEFPPRDSTAGEETQSEGAVSIPTLRLTTAAELAARSAGTAASESTSAPPVSPEVFHQGMVVRHPHYGLGKIVALSGSGLKRKATIMFASGAGEKHFLLAHSPLSPASS; encoded by the coding sequence ATGAACACCGAGCAACTCACCCCTGTTCAACTCGCCGCTGTCCGGCATGTCGATGGTCCGCTGCTTATTCTGGCTGGACCCGGCAGCGGCAAAACGCGCGTGGTCACACACCGCATTGCGCATTTGCTGGAGTTGGGCATTCCCGCGCGGAACATTCTGGCGCTCACCTTCACCAACAAAGCTGCCGACGAAATGAAGCGCCGCGTGGCCCTGCTCGCCCCACTGGCCGCCGTGTGGATGAGCACCTTCCACCGCTTTTGTGCCCGCCTGCTGCGCGAATATGCCCCGCACATCGGACTGCCCGAAAACTACACCATTTACGACACGTCCGACAGCGCGCAAGCCCTGCGGCAAACGCTTGAAACTCTCGATTTAGATCTCACCCACACTACGCCGGAGCGTGTGCAATCGGCCATCAGTTGGGCGAAAAACAATCTCATCACGCCGGAACAATACGAGCCGCGCAAAGGCAGCCCCGTCGGCGCCATCGTGGCCCGCGTGTATCCGGAATATCAAAAACGGCTGCTGGAAAGCGGCGCGGTCGATTTCGACGATCTGCTGCTGCACACCGCCGTGCTGCTGCGCGAGAATCCCGAAATCCGTCGCCGCCTGGACGAACGCTACCGTTACATCCTGGTCGACGAATATCAGGACACCAACTTGGCGCAGTACACCATTGTGCGGGCGATGTCGGTCGACTATCCCAATCTGGCCGTCACCGGTGATCCCGATCAATCTATTTACGGCTGGCGCGGCGCGAACCTCAGCAACATTCTCGATTTTGAACACGATTACCCCAACGTCAAAATTGTGCGGCTGGAACAAAACTATCGCAGCACGAAACGGATTTTGCGCGTCGCCGACCGGCTCATTTCCTTCAACAAACGCCGCAAGCTGAAAACGCTGTTCACCGATAACGCCGAAGGCCGCGCGGTCCAATTGATTTTTCATCCCACGCAAAAAGACGAGGCCGAGCAAATTGCCAGCGTCATTGAAGGCGACGTTCGCGCCGGCCGCCGCCGCCCGCGCCACTTCGCCATTTTTTACCGCACCAACGCGCTCTCCCGGGCATTGGAATTTGCGCTGCGCGAATACGGCATTCCGTATCAAATGATCAACGGTCTGGAATTTTATCAGCGGAAAGAAATCAAAGACGTGCTGGCGTATTTGCACTTGCTGAACAATCCGCGCGACAGCGTGGCTTTCACCCGCATCATCAACACGCCGCCGCGCGGCATCGGCCGTGGGACCATCGCCAAACTGCAAGAATACGCCGCCGCCCGCGGTCTCACACTTCTTTCCGCCGCCCGCGAGGCCGGGTTGATCGAGGGCTTAACCAAGCGGGCCGCTGTGGCCGTGGCCAAATTCGTGGCTTTGTTCGATCATCTGGCTATTTCGGCATCCGGCGCGCCGGTGGAGGAAATCATCGGCCGCGTGCTGGCCGATTCCGGCTATCACGACTTCCTCAAAGAATCGGAAGACGATGATGACGAGGAACGGCTGGCCAACATCGAGGAATTGCTCACCGCCGCCCGCGAGTTTGACGAAACCCATCCCGACCCCGGCGCGCTGGAAGCGTTTTTGGAACAGGCGGCCCTGGTCAACGACACCGACGCTTGGGAAGTCGACGACGACCGCGTCACACTGATGACCGTCCACGCCGCCAAGGGTTTGGAATTTCCCGTCGTGTTCATCATTGCTCTGGAAGAAGGCATTTTCCCGCACGAGCGCAGCCGCAACGAGGAAGATCAGCTCGAAGAAGAACGCCGCCTGCTGTTCGTCGGCCTCACTCGCGCCCGAGAGGAACTCCATCTCAGTCGCGCTTGCTACCGGCATTACCGCGGACAATTTCGCCCCACCGTGCCCAGCGCGTTCCTCATGGAGCTGCCGCAGGAAGAACTCGACTTCCAGCAACCCAAAGCGGCGCCGCTGGGTGATGGAGGACTTGCTGACGCCGGACTATCCGAATTGCACGGCGAGCACATGCACCCCGACGACGCCATCGATTTCGATCCGCACGATTTAGAATTCCCGCCGCGCGATTCAACAGCCGGCGAAGAAACGCAGAGTGAGGGCGCCGTCTCCATTCCCACACTTCGTTTAACCACTGCCGCCGAACTCGCCGCCCGCAGCGCGGGAACAGCCGCCAGCGAATCGACTTCCGCACCGCCAGTCTCGCCGGAAGTGTTTCACCAAGGCATGGTCGTGCGCCATCCCCATTACGGCCTGGGCAAAATCGTCGCTCTCTCCGGCAGTGGCCTGAAACGTAAAGCCACCATCATGTTCGCCTCCGGCGCCGGCGAAAAGCATTTTCTGCTGGCCCACAGCCCACTCAGTCCTGCATCTTCATAA